A region from the Rosa rugosa chromosome 6, drRosRugo1.1, whole genome shotgun sequence genome encodes:
- the LOC133716196 gene encoding trihelix transcription factor ENAP1-like — MSSPTPRRRFPPLCWTDDEAQALISVFKDKWFSLGRTNLKANDWDDVAATLAAQFPLVSPSKTAAQCHNKIEKLRKRYHSEKQRASTRPGRFSPWALYRFMEELEGESGKSGHTASKGHRNLAPLFNPKMKLKKNESSGYLRKFEGVDSSGVKDLGGASGLLRSVREVDPVEETVSSIQLLGEK; from the exons ATGTCCTCACCCACTCCCCGCCGCCGCTTCCCGCCGCTGTGCTGGACCGACGACGAGGCCCAAGCCCTCATCTCCGTCTTCAAGGACAAGTGGTTCTCCCTCGGCCGCACCAATCTCAAAGCCAACGACTGGGATGACGTCGCCGCCACCCTCGCCGCCCAATTCCCCCTCGTCTCCCCCTCCAAGACGGCCGCGCAGTGCCACAACAAGATCGAGAAGCTCCGCAAACGGTACCACTCCGAGAAGCAGCGGgcctcgacccgacccggtcggTTCTCGCCTTGGGCTTTGTATCGGTTTATGGAGGAATTGGAGGGCGAGTCTGGTAAGTCGGGCCACACGGCCAGTAAAG GTCATAGGAATTTGGCGCCTTTGTTTAATCCTaaaatgaagttgaagaagaaTGAAAGCTCAGGGTATCTTCGAAAATTCGAAGGAGTGGATTCTAGTGGTGTTAAAGATTTGGGAGGGGCTTCGGGTTTGTTGAGGAGTGTTAGAGAGGTTGATCCAGTTGAAGAGACGGTATCGTCGATTCAGTTGCTTGGGGagaagtag